The proteins below are encoded in one region of Lactuca sativa cultivar Salinas chromosome 3, Lsat_Salinas_v11, whole genome shotgun sequence:
- the LOC111879062 gene encoding cullin-3A yields MNSNHKKRNFQIEAFKHKVVVDPKYADKTWRLLEHAINEIYNHNASGLSFEELYRNAYNMVLHKFGEKLYTGLVSTMTHHLTSMSKSIQDTHGETFLEELNNKWTDHNKALQMIRDILMYMDRTYVPSSHKTPVHELGLNLWRDNVIHLTGIQTRLQTTLLQLIHTERTGQIINRGLMRNIVKMLTDLGPSVYKLDLETPFLEVSAGFYRVESQEFIECCECGDYLQKAERRLNEEIDRVSHYLDPKTEIKITNVVEKEMIANHMTRLVHMENSGLVNMLVNDKYDDLKRIYTLFHRVPHGLDTIRELMTSYLRDTGKNLVTDPEKLKDPVEFVQSLLNEKDKFDKIIGFSFNNDKTFQNSLNSSFEFFINLNPRSPEFISLFVDDKLRKGLKGVSEEDVEILLDKVMMLFRYLHEKDLFEKYYKQHLAKRLLSGKDSSDDAEKSLVLKLKTECGYQFTSKLEGMFTDMKTSQDTVQGFYATHGSDLPTGPILTVQVLTTGSWPSQPGASCNLPSELTSICEKFKSYYLGTHTGRRLTWQTNMGTADLKANFGKSQKHELTVSTYQMCVLMLFNKSERLSYKEVEQMTEIPSVDLKRCLQSMACVKGKNVIRKEPMSKEILEDDVFFVNEKFASKFYKVKIGTVVAVKEEPEKMETRQRVEEDRKPQIEAAIVRIMKARRVLDHNNIIAEVIQQLQSRFLANPGEIKKRIESLIERDFLERDASDRKLYQYLA; encoded by the exons ATGAATAGTAATCACAAGAAGAGGAATTTTCAGATAGAGGCGTTTAAGCACAAAGTTGTTGTTGATCCAAAGTATGCTGATAAAACATGGAGGTTACTCGAGCATGCCATCAATGAGATTTATAATCATAATGCCAGTGGACTTAGCTTCGAAGAGCTTTACAG AAACGCATACAACATGGTATTACACAAATTTGGGGAAAAACTCTACACAGGACTAGTATCCACCATGACTCACCACCTAACCTCCATGTCAAAATCCATACAAGACACCCATGGGGAAACATTCTTGGAAGAACTTAACAACAAATGGACTGATCACAACAAAGCCCTCCAAATGATTCGTGACATATTAATGTACATGGATAGAACTTATGTCCCCAGTAGCCATAAAACCCCTGTTCATGAACTCGGTCTGAATCTATGGCGGGATAATGTGATCCACCTCACCGGAATCCAAACCCGCCTTCAAACCACACTTCTTCAACTCATACACACAGAAAGAACGGGTCAAATTATAAACCGTGGGCTCATGAGAAACATAGTCAAAATGTTAACAGATTTAGGACCTTCTGTTTACAAATTGGATCTAGAAACCCCATTTCTTGAAGTATCCGCGGGTTTTTACCGGGTCGAGAGTCAGGAATTCATCGAATGTTGTGAATGTGGGGATTATTTACAGAAAGCAGAAAGACGATTGAATGAAGAAATCGATCGAGTGTCGCATTATTTGGATCCAAAAACCGAAATCAAGATAACGAATGTCGTCGAAAAGGAAATGATCGCGAATCACATGACAAGATTAGTTCACATGGAGAATTCGGGTTTGGTCAACATGTTGGTCAATGACAAATACGACGACTTAAAAAGAATTTACACTTTGTTTCATCGGGTCCCACATGGTCTCGATACAATACGTGAATTGATGACATCGTATCTTCGTGACACCGGGAAAAACCTCGTAACTGATCCCGAAAAGTTAAAAGATCCGGTTGAATTCGTGCAAagtttattaaatgaaaaggataaattcgaTAAAATCATCGGGTTTTCATTCAACAATGATAAAACGTTCCAAAATTCGTTGAATTCTTCGTttgaattttttataaatttgaaCCCAAGATCACCCGAATTTATTTCgttgtttgtggatgataagttgAGAAAAGGGTTGAAGGGAGTTAGTGAAGAAGATGTTGAGATTCTTCTTGATAAAGTAATGATGTTATTTCGTTATTTACATGAAAAAGATTTATTCGAAAAATATTACAAACAACATTTAGCTAAAAGACTTTTATCAGGAAAAGATTCATCAGATGATGCTGAAAAAAGTTTAGTTTTAAAGCTTAAAACCGAATGCGGATACCAATTCACTTCAAAACTAGAAGGAATGTTCACCGACATGAAAACCTCACAAGACACAGTTCAAGGTTTCTACGCGACCCACGGGTCGGACTTACCCACGGGTCCGATCCTAACGGTTCAAGTCTTGACCACGGGTTCATGGCCGAGTCAACCGGGTGCGAGTTGCAACCTCCCGAGTGAACTCACGTCCATTTGCGAGAAATTCAAGTCGTACTACCTCGGGACCCACACGGGGCGCCGTCTGACGTGGCAAACAAACATGGGGACCGCGGATCTCAAAGCGAACTTCGGTAAAAGTCAAAAACATGAGTTGACCGTATCGACATACCAAATGTGTGTGTTGATGTTGTTCAATAAGTCGGAGCGGTTGAGTTACAAGGAGGTGGAGCAAATGACGGAAATACCCTCGGTGGATTTGAAACGGTGTTTGCAGTCGATGGCGTGTGTGAAGGGTAAAAACGTAATTCGGAAGGAGCCGATGAGTAAGGAGATTTTGGAAGATGATGTGTTTTTTGTGAACGAGAAGTTTGCGAGTAAGTTTTATAAAGTGAAGATTGGGACGGTGGTGGCGGTGAAGGAGGAGCCGGAGAAAATGGAGACGCGGCAGAGGGTGGAGGAGGACCGGAAACCGCAAATAGAGGCGGCGATTGTGAGGATAATGAAAGCGAGAAGAGTGTTggatcataataatataattgcTGAAGTGATTCAGCAGTTGCAATCGAGGTTTTTGGCAAATCCTGGAGAGATTAAGAAGCGGATTGAGTCGCTTATTGAAAGGGATTTTTTGGAGAGAGATGCTTCGGATAGGAAGTTATATCAGTATCTTgcttga